tttggcgaattaaaaataaaattttctctaCCCCAAAGTTTTTCTGCACTGAAAGGTACTACATGAAGTACAGAGTTTATTAGGCACATAGACGCATAGATGCTTAGAAGCATGTAGACAAGTAGATcgccctcgtccccagggtttttttgattttttgatatGAAAAGTGACGTCGTCACCTCTATAGTATATGTAGTATATATACATAGCCAGATACATGTTCCATGTCGAAAACAACATTGTTCACATTTAATAATCATTGCATACAAAGTGAATATGCATGCGTTCATACGGACAACCTAGTTTACGAGTTTATAAGAACATTGAAGCTTAGTTTTTaccaaaaatgaataaaatgttAAGAAACGAACACAGACAGTCTGCATTACTTcagattataaaaacaaaataatgtgaGTCTGTGGTAGAACTAACAATTATTTCcaataaagtttacattttttttactaatttacGTGTATGTTTTCACCTTGAGATAAGtgtaacatcattttttaatCATAAAATTGCGAACATTTgagacaaaaaattgtaaaaagagTAAGTACATCCGTCTAAAATTTATACATTCTTATACGTGCATACCACCCTTGTTCCCAGGGACTTTTTTCTTTGTCATATAGAGAAGACTTATCATATCAAACATCAAAGAGGCAAAAATTCCTGGGAGCGAGGGTGCGTGCATACATAACCACATTACGCGATTAGCTTCACATTCGCTGGTTATGAACGTGCCACACCATAATATTAGCATATCATATCACATGGTAAAAGAAGTTAATATATTTAAATGAATGGACACTCATTGATTTGTCATATGTATCTACGTCACTCATAACAAATCATCTTCATAACGAGGCTCAACCCAAATTATTATCCATGAGAAATGTTGTTGTGATATATTTACATCAAGTTGCCATCTATTTTATCGCTTCCTTATGCCCAACCAATCATATTCGCCTTAATTTAAGCTCTCCTCCGCTGGGttcataaatataataattaacTTTCTCCTGCAATGAAATGAGAAAAATCTGGAAGGTTAATCTCTAAAATTATGGAAATTACCATATAAAGACAATATTTCTGATCTTCAACTTCATGTTGTTAGTTACTTCATGTTGTTAGTTAGTTTCAACACCAAGGAAGAGAGTGATATTTGTGGTATGTTGATTACGTTAACGAGCATGCAATTAGCAGCGTAATGACAATGAATGTAGcaatatctttcaatttttaattgtgACAATAAACAGATACTGTATTTTTTTCGTTGTTTGAAACCTTGTTATGAAATACATGGCATAAACTCGAATGAAAgatatataattattattagaGGCGATAAAGTGAAGAGAAAATAGATAGGAAGGAATAAATAGAAGTGATAAAGAAGAAGAATCTACAagagtaaaaaaagtaaatatctttttttatgtTGGGATGGTGTTTGTATTTGACATAGAAATGTGTCttttaaaatagtttatttCCATTTAAACAAACAAGTGAATATAATTAAATGCAGGGATTCGTcgtgcagaaattatttaataaacaaatttataaGGATTAGCGAGACTGATATCTACAAGATAATTTTTTCAGGATTCTTATTTGTATACTCTTTATACAAAATAATGCTGATAATTACTGTCTTCATTGCAATTTCTATAATGTAGGTACTCTAAACATAATAATATGCCTCCCAGgggcttattttttaaaagtgatttaaaGGGTGGGTGATATTTTTTAAGGGCTACCTTTCTCTTTTGCCACTGCCTTGGAAAAGTGGTTAAGGGGATGTAATGCATGAGATCTTCCTGTTAATTGAGatgaatattttgttttgtttcacgTTTTTAGGGTCTAAAATTAACGTTTTTTATTCGTTACGTCATTTGTTTATTAATATCGCCTTATTAGTAATCAACGTCATCGTGGACGTCTGCGGTGATTGTCATTGCTGTTGTCGTGTTTTTGTTGCTATGTTACCATTTTTACGATTCATTAACCTCATCATTTGCAACTTTAAATCAGCATATCATTAACATCGAACTTTCCTCGCTCTTCCACAACGTGGGCTGTCGTTTATTAAAAcgtttcataaatttatttattgtggCAATCTTCAacgaaattgttttttaatttgcatGACAAAGCCTGATCAGATAAAAGTATCCATTGTATAACATCACTTGGAAACTTACATAAGAcattaaatttgtttatgtACTAACTACAAGTTCTatcagaagaaaaagaaaattcatcGTCAATGATAAGTCATGGCTTTGGAAAATCAACATTGCCATGAACGTTGAAGTGGCGTATTGAAGatgtaatttaaagaataaaGGCAAAGTGGTTCAATCATAGTTACGTCTCAATAAATTATTTGATGATACATTCGGGACGTTGGATAGATAATCagattttttttccatttactATGGATATAAAATTTATCGCTTTCCCTTTTTTTGGTATGATTTTTCTTTGCTTTATCTCACTAAAGATATGTACACATTAGCTAGCCCCATGGATTTTTGCTTTTTATCCAAAAAGAGAAATAACCTTAGGCACTAGGGTGATCAGCTAGGATACAAAATATTTCGCAGTCTGAGTAGATGACTCCAAATCAATTGACACACGCTTTTAGATTGAACTCGAAATATTGTCACGTGTGCAGTTGTGAATTAAACAATACCACAATACCATGCAGCAACATTCATTTGCAGCACTATTTATAAAAAGGGTTTTTGGGATTTTAAGAAGGCAATTCACTAGAGATATATTTGCTTCAGATGTCAGAACAACGTATTAGTAACCATACCAGCTTGAATTTTACCATGGATATCAATCGTCTTTTTTCTCCAGTCCCTTGATTCTACTGTGATAGAATACTGTTCTCGGGAAAATGAAtgttatattgaagaagaactactttgttcatcactaacacactgcctggcagtgagcgggatttgatctgcggtccccagaactgggagccgcagacgaacccactacactacgtgccgTAGATGAATGTTGTAGCTTTGTTCACACAAATCATTATCCCACTTCACACGCTTGTTTAGGgaacacaacaaaaaaagacGCAGCAGGTGGAAAAAAAACAGGTGGGTATTCCATAGTAAAAATCTTGATATATTTTTCTAGAGAAATTTAAAACTTGAAAAATGAAGTGGACACCATTGGTTGTTTGGGTATTGACTGTGGTCATAATCCTGATCGGATTGGCTGGTTTATTATCCGGAACTGTTGGGAATTCTTGGTGGAAAATTGATAATGAAAAGGAGAAAAAGGACGTTGGTTTGTGGCGAGAATGTTACCAAGATGAAATCAATGGAACATTTTCAGATCAAATTTGTACGGAGAGAATGAACCTTTTGGAATTCAAAGACAAAGATGAAAAGGCTGTTAATAGAGGTAAAGCTGCTTatcaaatttttattgtttgcaGGGCTTGTTGAAATTCTAATAAACTGACTTTAAAAAGGTGACCCCACTATTGTTGTAAAGCTATTTCTAAATAAAATGTattctttataaatatttatatttttttagagaaaGATGCTGTGTTACTAGTACTGATTGTATCAGCCAGTTTCTCGTTTTTCACCTTTATATCAATACTATCCATGTTGTGCTGCCAAAAAGAACTTGACCAATGGAAGTGCGGAGCACTGATTACAACGCTGTTCGCATTTATTTCAAGTATGTTTTGCTGagactttaaaatgttttccttcCAGACAGTAGGTCGATTACCAAAACATAGAGTTttcttcattttaaaaaaacttaaagatACGATTGAGAGCATAGAGAACAAATAAAATTCAAACGGTTTAttccttatttaaattttgcttgTTCTTAAAACATTGCTTAAAGGTACCGAGAGGTttgttccaaataacttttaCATCTCCGGTCAAGTCgggtgatttttttaaatctatcaCTACCACTTAGATCCTTTAGTTTCGTTAAAGGCAGGCCTAAAGAGATGTTTGGTTGGTACAGATTTTAACTTTCCAACATACTTTTTATTTTCACCACAAatgcattatatttttttttcatagcaATATGCGGATTTGGTGCACTTGTGTTCTCCGAGGTAGAGCTTGATGAGTTGTGGGAAAAAGGTTACGAACGCGGTTGGTCAGTCATACTAGCATGGGTTGGTTCAAGTTTGATGGGGTTAGCCTTCATACTATCATTTACTTTGATATGTGTTGGCGCCAAAGAACACGAGTCGAATGGTGAGCCATATAAACATACGAATGGTTACAATCGAACAGGGATTGCATCACGTGGAGCTCATGCTAATCCCGGCTACGAGAtgaaataataaagaatttGATATCCTTTCGTTTAAGGCTTCTCTCCACAACACTGAAAGCGTGTTCATTGACTGGTAGAATTTTCCGATAAGTAAAAGTAGCATCggctcataattttttaaacataggaTGTTCTGTTAGCTTAAATATGTGCGTTCTTTATGCTTTTTTATCCGAGATATCTTGACTGATGGAGATttgtctttagcgatatgtgACTAATATATCTATGGCAacgaaaaaacaataattagaACGATATCAAACTATATGTTTTGTTtccaatatatataaaataaatgtaTTATAAGTAGTATTATAAATAATAAGGGAAAATTTCCATGGATTTTATTGTCGTTTCTATTGGAGTAATCTTAAGTGCTTCTTTAATTCGCCTGTGGTTATAGGGGAAAACACTCTGACTTTAT
The genomic region above belongs to Hydractinia symbiolongicarpus strain clone_291-10 chromosome 4, HSymV2.1, whole genome shotgun sequence and contains:
- the LOC130641348 gene encoding uncharacterized protein LOC130641348 → MKWTPLVVWVLTVVIILIGLAGLLSGTVGNSWWKIDNEKEKKDVGLWRECYQDEINGTFSDQICTERMNLLEFKDKDEKAVNREKDAVLLVLIVSASFSFFTFISILSMLCCQKELDQWKCGALITTLFAFISTICGFGALVFSEVELDELWEKGYERGWSVILAWVGSSLMGLAFILSFTLICVGAKEHESNGEPYKHTNGYNRTGIASRGAHANPGYEMK